One Brassica oleracea var. oleracea cultivar TO1000 chromosome C7, BOL, whole genome shotgun sequence genomic window carries:
- the LOC106304247 gene encoding uncharacterized protein LOC106304247: MPFKTVEPPSLLRYLIGSAVMMIGVVLPVGYMMFRNKRVPSSSSYSKQTNKVLI, from the exons ATGCCG TTCAAGACGGTGGAGCCTCCGAGTCTGTTGCGTTACTTGATCGGATCGGCGGTGATGATGATCGGCGTCGTATTACCAGTCGGTTACATGATGTTCCGCAACAAGCGCGTCCCTTCCTCGTCTTCCTACTCTAAACAGAC GAACAAAGTTTTGATTTAG
- the LOC106304188 gene encoding pheophorbidase-like produces MGGDGGVAPIIHFVFVHGACHGGWCWYKLITLLLAAGFKATSLDLTGAGINLTDSNTVFDFDHYNQPLFSLLSEIPPHHKIILVGHSIGGGTVTEALCKFTDKISMVIYVAAEMVQPGTTSPNNSNMTVGEEDIWEFTYGEGADKPPTGVLMKEEFIRHYYYSQSPIEDVTLASKLLRPAPIRALQGIDKLPPNPEAEKVPRVYMKTAKDNLFHPMYQDRLVEKWPPSQLYILEDSDHSAFFSVPTILFAYLLRAVSFLQL; encoded by the exons ATGGGAGGCGACGGTGGTGTAGCGCCAATAATTCACTTTGTGTTTGTTCATGGAGCCTGCCACGGTGGTTGGTGCTGGTATAAACTCATCACTCTTCTTCTCGCCGCAGGATTCAAAGCCACCTCCCTCGATCTCACCGGCGCTGGCATCAACCTCACGGACTCTAACACCGTCTTTGACTTCGACCATTATAACCAACCTCTCTTCTCTCTCTTGTCTGAAATCCCTCCTCACCACAAGATCATACTCGTGGGACATAGCATCGGTGGAGGAACTGTCACTGAAGCTCTGTGCAAGTTCACAGACAAAATCTCCATGGTTATTTACGTAGCGGCTGAAATGGTTCAACCCGGAACTACCTCTCCTAATAATTCAAAC ATGACTGTGGGAGAAGAAGACATATGGGAGTTCACATACGGTGAAGGCGCTGATAAGCCACCCACTGGCGTATTAATGAAGGAAGAGTTTATACGTCATTATTACTATAGCCAAAGTCCTATTGAG GATGTAACTTTGGCATCTAAGCTGTTGCGACCTGCTCCGATAAGGGCGTTACAAGGTATTGATAAGCTGCCTCCAAACCCTGAAGCCGAGAAAGTTCCTCGAGTATACATGAAGACTGCTAAAGATAACCTATTTCATCCTATGTACCAAGACCGTTTGGTGGAGAAGTGGCCACCTTCTCAGTTGTATATCTTGGAGGATAGTGACCATTCTGCTTTCTTCTCTGTCCCAACTATCTTATTCGCTTATCTCCTCCGTGCTGTATCTTTTCTTCAATTATAA
- the LOC106301943 gene encoding 60S ribosomal protein L15-1-like produces the protein MGAYKYVSELWRKKQSDVMRFVQRVRCWEYRQQPSIVRLVRPTRPDKARRLGYKAKQGFVVYRVRVRRGGRKRPVPKGIVYGKPTNQGVTQLKFQRSKRSVAEERAGRKLGGLRVVNSYWLNEDSTYKYYEIILVDPAHNAVRNDPRINWICNPVHKHRELRGLTSEGKKNRGLRGKGHRNHKNRPSRRATWKKNNSLSLRRYR, from the exons ATGG GTGCGTACAAGTATGTGTCTGAGCTATGGAGGAAGAAACAATCCGATGTGATGAGGTTTGTGCAGAGGGTGAGGTGCTGGGAGTACAGACAGCAGCCCTCGATTGTCCGTCTCGTCAGGCCTACTCGTCCCGACAAGGCCCGTCGTTTGGGTTACAAGGCCAAGCAG GGCTTCGTGGTGTACCGTGTCCGTGTGAGACGTGGTGGAAGAAAGAGGCCAGTGCCAAAGGGTATTGTGTATGGTAAACCCACAAACCAGGGAGTTACTCAACTCAAGTTCCAGAGGAGCAAGCGTTCTGTTGCTGAGGAGCGTGCTGGAAGGAAACTGGGCGGTCTAAGAGTCGTCAACTCCTACTGGCTCAACGAG GATTCGACGTACAAGTACTACGAGATCATCTTGGTTGACCCGGCACACAACGCTGTGCGTAATGACCCGAGGATCAACTGGATCTGCAACCCGGTTCACAAACACCGTGAGCTCAGGGGACTTACATCGGAGGGAAAGAAGAACAGAGGACTGCGCGGAAAGGGTCACAGAAACCACAAGAACCGCCCGTCTCGCAGAGCTACATGGAAGAAGAATAACTCCCTCTCCCTTCGTCGTTACCGTTGA
- the LOC106303283 gene encoding uncharacterized protein LOC106303283 has product MQLSRKDVNSGASTSFWFDRWSPLGNLIDLTEGRGTMELGIPLNSTVERAIQLYWVKRHRVSTLQLIDQEVVKLRNRGLNQMEDICLWKRENGEYREGFSTSQTWNIIRTHSPKVPWYKSVWFSGATPKFSFLVWIAIHNRLATGDRVLRWNPQAISTCWLCQKATETRHHLFFDCDYSKEVWLGTIKNLAGNRRFHEWSSVVQVVADGLHGRSMQTFLLRYSFQAVAYALWHERNVRRVGEPSLPAACLITRLDKLIRNRITSLRRKEGRKYEKAMESWFDRG; this is encoded by the coding sequence ATGCAACTGTCGAGAAAGGATGTCAACAGTGGTGCTAGTACCTCTTTCTGGTTCGATAGATGGTCGCCGCTGGGGAATCTTATTGATCTAACAGAAGGAAGAGGAACAATGGAGCTAGGTATTCCTCTAAATAGTACGGTGGAAAGGGCTATTCAGCTGTATTGGGTTAAAAGACATAGAGTCTCTACTCTCCAGCTGATAGATCAGGAAGTGGTGAAGCTAAGAAACAGAGGGCTTAATCAAATGGAGGATATATGTTTATGGAAGAGGGAGAATGGAGAGTACAGAGAAGGGTTTTCTACATCACAAACTTGGAACATTATCAGAACTCATTCACCAAAAGTCCCTTGGTATAAAAGTGTTTGGTTTTCAGGAGCCACACCAAAGTTCTCCTTTCTAGTATGGATTGCTATCCATAACAGACTGGCGACGGGAGACAGAGTTCTCAGATGGAATCCGCAAGCTATATCCACTTGCTGGTTATGTCAAAAGGCTACTGAAACTCGGCACCATTTGTTTTTTGATTGTGACTATTCAAAAGAAGTGTGGTTGGGTACTATAAAAAATCTAGCAGGGAATAGGAGATTTCATGAGTGGTCAAGTGTGGTTCAGGTTGTAGCAGATGGACTTCACGGAAGAAGTATGCAAACTTTCTTGCTCCGATATAGTTTTCAAGCTGTTGCTTATGCTTTATGGCATGAAAGGAATGTGAGAAGAGTTGGAGAACCCTCTCTACCGGCGGCCTGTCTGATTACTAGGCTGGACAAGTTGATCAGAAATAGAATTACTTCACTAAGAAGAAAGGAGGGAAGGAAGTATGAGAAGGCAATGGAGAGTTGGTTTGATAGAGGTTAA